A window of Castanea sativa cultivar Marrone di Chiusa Pesio chromosome 1, ASM4071231v1 contains these coding sequences:
- the LOC142632169 gene encoding uncharacterized protein LOC142632169 — MLTAPEPGEDLYMYLSMSKHATSVVLLRDQGVQLPIYYFRKTLVDAETRYLPLEKLVLALVHSTRKLPHYFQAHTVYVQTKYPLQSLLRRSYFTGRIAKWGTQLGSFDIRYRPRSSLKGQVLTDFIAKFSPRGGLEMFCHIEVLPWKVFVDDASNASRAGAGIVFITPKGIKVEHSFRLGFRVSNNEAEYEALLAGLRVVLDLGAKEVEIYSDSRLVVNQVQGSFEAKDPRMIEYLQLVKQTIVRFLSVRVDQVARGQNQHADSLAILASSIADAVPRSIRVELVSEPSIKTGTGVSRSSPPGNAGWILSLTF, encoded by the coding sequence ATGTTGACAGCCCCGGAGCCTGGAGAAGATTTATACATGTACCTCTCGATGTCCAAGCATGCTACGAGCGTCGTGCTACTGAGAGATCAAGGTGTGCAATTGCCTATATACTACTTCAGAAAAACCTTGGTCGATGCTGAGACGAGGTATTTGCCGCTGGAAAAGTTGGTATTAGCACTCGTGCACTCTACACGGAAATTGccccattatttccaagctcacacTGTCTATGTACAGACCAAGTATCCTTTGCAGTCATTGTTGAGGAGATCTTATTTTACAGGGAGAATAGCCAAGTGGGGGACTCAGCTGGGCTCTTTTGACATTAGGTACAGACCTAGAAGCTCGTTGAAGGGTCAAGTTCTTACTGATTTCATCGCGAAATTTTCCCCCAGGGGGGGATTGGAGATGTTCTGCCACATAGAAGTCCTCCCGTGGAAGGTATTTGTGGATGATGCGTCTAACGCTTCAAGGGCTGGGGCTGGAATCGTATTTATCACCCCGAAAGGAATAAAGGTGGAGCACTCTTTTAGGCTGGGCTTTAGAGTCTCTAATAAcgaagccgagtatgaagccTTGCTGGCAGGGTTAAGAGTCGTCTTAGATTTGGGCGCTAAAGAGGTGGAGATATACTCAGATTCCCGATTGGTGGTTAATCAGGTACAGGGGAGCTTTGAGGCCAAAGATCCCCGGATGATTGAATATTTACAGTTGGTAAAGCAGACTATAGTTCGTTTCTTAAGTGTGAGAGTGGACCAAGTGGCCAGAGGGCAAAACCAGCATGCCGACTCATTGGCCATATTAGCATCATCGATAGCTGATGCGGTGCCCCGATCAATCAGGGTGGAATTGGTGTCTGAACCGAGTATTAAGACAGGAACAGGAGTTTCAAGATCATCACCGCCGGGCAATGCTGGATGGATCTTATCGTTGACTTTTTAG
- the LOC142612479 gene encoding transcription factor GTE8-like: MVEKNNRYPGGYYANAFGRAGELEGSGSSGRIDTEITASEDSSAPMRKCISLNSNNCDAFGVPTQVLPLSNMLPSERKEIIHRLKMELQQIRILQKKVESQRTNAVPVSSSSDILSCSNGQVGPRAESLKKSSTLTSGPGKKLNTASQKQHGLNRGTSGRFETTPSTATATAILMKQCEALLKRLMSHQHSWVFNTPVDAVKLNIPDYYTVIKHPMDFGTIKNKLASGAYSSPLDFHADVKLTFTNAMTYNPPGNDVHLMADTLNKYFEVRWKPIEKKLPKTDAQLLAAKSGPCEDMETAKKVTPPSKKRKITSMPLEVVQKPIKHVMTAEERRSLGRELESLHGEIPVHIIEFLREHSSNGRECGEDEIEIDIDDLSDDTLFTLRKLLDDYLQEKLKNHPIAEPCEIELLNESGPSNSSMQPCKGNDPGDEDVDIGGNEPPISSYPLVEIEKDTAHRSSKCISAGSSGDSGSGSSSESESDGDKASSQANESKVPEILGSGTQLDEKTSVGDPLEGNQSVSGLDQVEQSSQQKPSSVDSDYCQDGDSAPTKRRQVSPQKLYRAALLKNRFADTIMKAREKTLTQGGKWDPEEKLRREKEEQELERKERAQLQAEAKAAEDARRRAEAEAAAEARRKRELEREAARQALLQMEKTVEINDNSRFLKDLDMLCTAPAEQLPSSADETSPDHSQDGLGSFKFGGSNALEKLGLFMIEDEEEEVDPPSNPVNEVEEGEID; the protein is encoded by the exons ATGGTGGAGAAGAATAATAGATACCCTGGTGGGTACTATGCTAATGCGTTTGGGAGGGCGGGTGAATTAGAGGGTTCTGGTAGCTCAGGGCGAATTGACACAGAAATAACTGCTTCAGAGGATTCAAGTGCCCCAATGAGGAAATGTATTAGTTTAAATTCCAATAATTGTGATGCCTTTGGTGTCCCTACACAAGTCCTTCCCCTGTCAAATATGTTGCCATCtgaaagaaaggaaataatACATAGGTTAAAAATGGAACTTCAACAGATTCGGATACTTCAGAAGAAAGTTGAATCACAAAGGACTAATGCTGTCCCTGTGTCATCTTCTAGTGATATTCTTAGCTGTAGTAATGGACAAGTTGGGCCACGGGcagaaagtttgaaaaaatcATCAACATTGACTTCTGGGCCTGGAAAGAAATTGAATACGGCGAGTCAGAAACAACATGGATTGAATCGTGGCACTTCTGGAAGGTTTGAGACCACACCAAGCACTGCAACTGCAACTGCAATTTTGATGAAACAGTGTGAGGCTCTGTTGAAACGATTGATGTCCCATCAGCATTCATGGGTTTTCAACACCCCTGTTGATGCAGTGAAGTTGAATATTCCGGATTATTACACTGTTATTAAGCATCCAATGGATTTTGGGACAATAAAGAATAAGTTAGCTTCAGGAGCTTACTCTAGCCCATTGGATTTTCATGCTGATGTTAAACTTACCTTCACCAATGCGATGACCTACAATCCACCGGGAAATGATGTCCACCTCATGGCTGATACtcttaataaatattttgaagtGAGATGGAAACCCATTGAGAAAAAACTACCCAAGACTGATGCCCAACTATTAGCAGCAAAATCTGGCCCTTGTGAAGACATGGAAACTGCTAAAAAAGTGACCCCTCCCtcaaaaaagaggaaaatcaCTTCAATGCCCCTTGAAGTTGTGCAAAAGCCTATTAAGCATGTAATGACAGCTGAGGAGAGGCGCAGTTTAGGTAGGGAATTGGAGTCTTTGCATGGAGAAATACCTGTACATATCATTGAATTCTTGAGGGAGCATAGTTCCAATGGAAGGGAATGTGGAGAGGATGAAATTGAGATTGATATTGATGATCTTAGTGATGATACCTTGTTCACCCTGCGGAAGCTCTTAGATGACTATTTGCAAGAGAAACTAAAGAACCACCCAATAGCTGAACCTTGTGAAATAGAG CTGTTGAATGAATCAGGGCCAAGCAATTCATCCATGCAACCCTGCAAAG GGAATGACCCAGGTGATGAAGATGTTGACATTGGTGGAAATGAGCCTCCCATCTCAAGTTACCCTCTTGTGGAGATAGAAAAGGATACAGCCCATAGAAGCAGTAAATGTATCAGCGCAGGCAGCTCCGGTG ATTCAGGCTCTGGCAGTTCTTCTGAAAGTGAATCTGATGGTGATAAAGCTTCAAGCCAGGCAAATGAATCCAAG GTACCAGAAAtcttggggtctggtactcaaTTAGACGAAAAGACTAGTGTTGGTGATCCTCTTGAAGGAAATC AATCTGTTAGTGGGTTGGATCAAGTGGAACAGAGTTCCCAGCAAAAGCCAAGTTCTGTGGACTCAGATTACTGTCAAGATG GGGACAGTGCTCCAACTAAGAGGCGGCAGGTCTCCCCTCAGAAGCTTTATCGTGCTGCTCTTTTAAAGAACCGATTTGCTGATACAATCATGAAAGCTCGAGAAAAGACACTTACACAG GGCGGGAAGTGGGATCCTGAGGAGAAATTACGACGGGAAAAAGAGGAGCAGGAACTGGAACGGAAAG AAAGAGCACAATTACAAGCAGAAGCCAAGGCTGCTGAAGACGCTCGAAGGCGAGCGGAAGCAGAAGCTGCCGCTGAGGCCAGACGGAAGAGGGAGCTTGAGAGAGAAGCTGCACGGCAGGCATTGTTGCAG ATGGAAAAGACTGTTGAAATCAACGATAATTCTCGGTTTCTTAAAGACTTGGACATGCTTTGTACTGCCCCTGCTGAGCAACTACCAAGTTCTGCAGATGAAACAAGCCCGGATCACTCACAGGATGGCCTGGGTAGTTTCAAGTTTGGGGGCTCAAATGCCCTGGAAAAACTTGGTTTGTTCATGATAGAGGATGAAGAGGAGGAAGTGGACCCACCTAGTAATCCTGTAAATGAGGTAGAGGAGGGAGAAATTGATTAA